The window AACATCTTATGTTTGCCATATTGGTGACACTGTCACATTCAATTCAAAAAGGAATGAAAGCATAACATGCTACACATCGAACCGGGTTCAACATATGCTTTAGATAAACCCGGTTCAAagtatatacaaaatatttgattgattcaaattttgagttatttgaCATTTGTTATTGTTAGATGGGTCAGATCCCCAACTACAGTATCTCTAAAGAGAGAGCTTTGGGGGCTTGTGGGGGATCAAGTGGCTTAAACATAAACATACATTGATTCCTTGTGGTCttcataaattcaaagttaTGGCCAATTTTAGTACATTACACTTAGAAGGATTCACATGATTCTTCGCAATCAACCCATGTGAGTGTGGCTCCACCAGACATCCCATGGTGGGAGGTCCTTCGTCCTAACGGTGAATTGTCATATGACTAATAATATGCTCTGGTTGGTTCTTCAAACATTCTTCACCAACACAATTATTGTCTCTCTTGTCACGGATTTTGCTTCATTTCAACTCCAAATCCtttgttaaatttaatctaatctattaattttcattcataattAGACAGATATTAATATCTACACTCAATCCAATAGGTCAGAGTTCAAATACATATGTGGTATGATATTTTTGGCAAGTGTTctgttatgtttaaaaaaccAGCActataattgtatttttggataaacttttaactttgatttaaaataaattttgtgtcTAGCAACAGTATGGTTGGTTATTATGGGCATTAATGTCAACACATGCACAAGTGTGGGTTATTTCCTGCTATTGGTTGGTGAGTGGTTGCATCTTGGAAGAGGTGTCCTACCAAAAACACATAGTTgttatttcattaaaataagaaatatgtATTGGCACATGAGAAATAGAGTTCTAATTATGCTCAAATTTGGGTTTGTCATAAACAAAGAACGTGAAGGTAATAAGGTTTGGCTAGCCAAGCATATTGGCGAAGCCTATTATGATTTCATAACCACTCTTGTAAATTTGCACATATTGTTagtatgatttttttcttcgaaaaaagaaaattccgATGCCTCTTAAAATATTGGTTACCTTAGTTCGATATCCTCCATTCTTAATAAAGATTGTGTTTGTACTCAAACCATGgtttattaaagtttttcttcctaaaaatGTAATCGTGGTtgttcaatttcaaatttaattttatgtcatAATAACCACCtctctaaaaattaattttctactaGTTTCTTTGACActcaaatgttgtagaaacAAGTAAATTGTCTCATGAGATTAGTCGAAGTGGATGTAAGCTATGAACATTCAcgggtatatatatatatatatataaaataatttcatataattttagttttcaattgcTTATATGTTACAGATTATTGAGACATTGTTAGTTTCAACCCTCGACCTCCTTATATCTCTTATTGcgttatgaaaatgataatctTGCACTAAAATAACGATTCACTAAAACATGATGAATAATGGTTGTGGGCTTGGATGTGAAACACATCTCCTACTTAGATGGTGATGTTGGATGAATGTTGAAATAGGGAAAAGACTACatattaataatttgtgtgattgaatcaaataatatgaatggaaagaaaagaaaaatagattaaaaagaaaaaagaaaagagaaatgaaaagaaaatgatagaaagtatataagataaaattaaaagatgacAGAAAATAGGTGATTGATCTgaaattaatgtatttaagTAAGTCTTAAAAAATGGTCTCCAAGTAGAGGTACATCCATTGCCGCCAATTTCATTGAGTCTCACTGTCTTTGTCCATATTACTCTGTCACACATTTTCTGTCTCCTTCATTTCCAATCTTCCCCATCTCACACATGTGGTAAAATAATTGGGGACCTCAATCTCACTATTAATatccaatattattttatactatttttttaaatttctattattgttattttaaaaaatgaaaatcatgaaCAAAATTAGTGGCATTAATCTAGAAATCTTCCGTCCCATCTAATCTCTTTTAATCTCTCTATTTtgtacatattattttattaaattgaattcatttatttgatttattattgcTGAAATTATAGAAgcaataatttaattgtataATTGAACAGTGAAAGAGATTGAAAAacacaaaagtatatataaccacatgatattttattaaattaattaaaacgaTATTTGACTTAGTAAGCGTAATTGATCGCGAGAAATTgtggagaaaatgaaagattaattatttttatgtacAATAGTTGAAAGTTGAAAGGAGGCCATAAGCCTTTCTTCCTCGGCTACCTCACTCTCCTCTCGCTGCTTCTCTTCTGCTGCTACGGATTTCAAATGcctaaattttgttgaatttagTCGCCTTTTCAGTTCCAGATTCCTCTTTTTGGTGCTCCCGATGCTACTCTATTCGTGGAGGGTTTCTGTTTTTCGTCTTCTAGATCTCTGAAAACAGTGGGCGAGAGGTTTTGTAGCTATGGGGAAGTCTACTTCCTGCTTTAAGATTATCGCCTGCGGTGGCGATTCCAGTGATAAAGATGATATTGATATTTCTGAGGTATCTATGTATCTCATTGCCTCTTACTTCccatttttcccttttcatttgctttctctactttttcttttctgcttttttcttttcttttctatactCCAATTTAGTCTCTAATTACTGGAAGTGAGCAATGTACTTCCTCCTCGACTTTACTTAGTAAGAAATGTTTGATGTTTACTGGATTTGTGTTACTTAATGCTCTACTTTGTTTCTCGCTTATCAAATAATTGGAATTAACAGGAGATTTGTTTGGCATTTTATGAGAAATGGTGCTGCATTCaagattcaattttattgCTAAGTATCTTCTGTGAGATTATGCCTTTATGTAGTGTTAGAAGGGTTACTTTTTCTAGTTTTGGTTCGTTTCTTGTTATGAGAGATTGGATTAAGATATGGAATAAATGtagtttttatgatttttatgTTGCATTTTTGCTTTGCGTTATGTGAtctttatttgtatttatccAGAGTAAGCGCTTGAATGACAAACAAGGGTGGAGTTTTCGTAAGAGATCTAACCGGCAACGAGTACTAAGCAACACTGTGATTGCTGAAATTCCTTCTCCTGGAAATAAAGAGACCTTTGAAACTGTTAACATTAACTTCCAGCCACCAACTAACGGTTctatattagaaaaagatCCTGGTTTGCAGTGCGCGAGTGAGAAACCTCAATTACAGAGTACTGAAAATCTCAAGGAATCTGAAGTTGTTGATGTCATTCAAAAGGAGAGTAAAGTTGATGTTGATATTGAGGAACACAGCGTTATTATCATCCAGGCTGTTGTCAGAGGGTGGCTGGTATgctctatttttcaaatatttaggTCATATATTATAACTGCTTGCTGTCCTTGTCCATTCGTTTATGGGAACTTCTCTTGCAGGCCCGAGGAGAGCTTTTGAAGGTTAAGAATGTGGTTAAGTTGCAAGCCGCTATTCGTGGGCACTTGGTCAGGAAACATGCTGTTGAAACTCTTCGCTGTATTCAGGCCATCATTAAGTTGCAAGCCCTTGTGCGTGCACGCTGTGCCCATTTGGCACTTGAACGGTCAAATTCTGAAGAACTGGATAGCAATAGTTATAAGACCTTGGTAACACCACTTAACCCagatttgattttgaactttaaaaaatatgcgTACCGTTCTTGGCTTCAGATTACAAATCCAATTAGGCATGAAAGCAATGCTAACGAAAAAATGTTCCTGCTAcctcttctttattttgtatctCGTATTTCAGGAGAAGGAAAAGTTGAGGAAATCAAGAGAGACTAGCGTTTCAATTGAGAAACTACTTAGCAAAAGCTTTGTTCGACAGGTTTTCTTCTGTTATCCTGTGATTTCTTAAGATGTGAGCACCATGTAACcattacatattttatatctgataaaaccttttttttcattatttgaaGCTGCTCAAGTCTACATCAACCACTGAACCTATCAACATTAGTTACCACCAATTTAAATCTGAGACAACTTGGAAATGGTTGGAGAGATGGACGTCTTTTTCATCAGTCGATGTTCTGGAGATCAAGGAAGCACAGTTCCTGACAGAGGAgcaaggaaaagagaagaaagaaacactTTGTGCGTCTGAAGTTATTTTTGGAACTGAATCCAATGTTCTTTGCAAGTCAGATGATTCAAGAACCTGCATTGGGGAATCAGTTGTGCATTCTGAAAGTGAAGATAACTTGATTACTTATGATATGGACAGTGCACAGTTTCAACCACGTCAACTTACCTCTTCTGAGATGGAGAGTTTGGACCAGGCATGGCTTGAGGAGAATACAGATGTCTCGAATGTGAAAGTTACCTTGATGGAGGCAAATTCTCACTTAGATCAGAGGATCGAATTGGTTGCAGATTCTCAGTTGCAGTGTAACACCCATATAGAGAAACTTGAAAAAGAATTCCAGCAAAACAAGACATCGACTGGGATGTTCACCTCAGAACAACCAGAGGTGAAGGAGAAAAAGACTATCTTTGGTTCCAGAAGGGCAAGCAATCCAGCTTTCATTGCTGCCCAATCCAAATTCCAAGAGCTGAGTTCGGTGGAAAATTCAGGTAGATCAATCAATTCGTCGTATCAAGAAACTGGGGCAGAGTCTTGTATTGGTGCTATGTCATCTGCTTCAGGTACTGCTCCAAGGACAGAGGGGTTGTCCACTACAGAAGACTACATCACAAATCAATCCACGACGGTTCGAGTTGGTGGCTCTGACTGTGGGACTGAACTTTCTATTACCTCTACTCTTGATTCACCTGATTTATCCGAAGCTGGAGCCTTCGAATATGAGCATGAAACCAATGTAACTGAGATATGTGTCCATGACCGTAGCAGCAATAAGAGCACAGAAATTGACGTGGGTAGTGCTCCCTCTAGTCTAGTGTCGAACTTGTGTCAACCTCGTTTGGGGTCTCCAGAAAAGTCTAGTGTTGTCTCTAGCAAatccatcaacaaaataactatGAACTCTACTCAAAATGAAGTGAAGCCGGATGCAAATGCATCTGATCAGCAGAGAGAACAGGATGCCGAAACAGGTAATTACAGGTCGTCCCCATCCGCCTCTCCAAGAAGCCATGCCACTTTTCTGGAATCTCAAGGAACGCCTTCTAGTCAGATCTCAATAAAATCTAATAAGAGAAAAACTGATGCGAGCAGAAGCAACCTAAAGCGCAAGTCCCTCACTGCAGGTAAGAAATCACCCTCAAAGCTGCATCGCAATGTCGATTTGCCAAATCATTTTGAACCTTTGCCTAAAGATGAGAAGATTGAAAAGAGGCGCAATTCGTTCGGCTCAGCAAGATCTGATCATATTGAAGAAGAGTCGAGAGAAAGCAGTAGCAATCAATCTATCCCTCATTTCATGCGAGCTACAGAATCTGCTAGAGCTAAGGTGCAGTTAAATAACTCTCCAAGATCCAGTCCAGATGTCCAAG of the Cucumis sativus cultivar 9930 chromosome 3, Cucumber_9930_V3, whole genome shotgun sequence genome contains:
- the LOC101203904 gene encoding protein IQ-DOMAIN 32; translated protein: MGKSTSCFKIIACGGDSSDKDDIDISESKRLNDKQGWSFRKRSNRQRVLSNTVIAEIPSPGNKETFETVNINFQPPTNGSILEKDPGLQCASEKPQLQSTENLKESEVVDVIQKESKVDVDIEEHSVIIIQAVVRGWLARGELLKVKNVVKLQAAIRGHLVRKHAVETLRCIQAIIKLQALVRARCAHLALERSNSEELDSNSYKTLEKEKLRKSRETSVSIEKLLSKSFVRQLLKSTSTTEPINISYHQFKSETTWKWLERWTSFSSVDVLEIKEAQFLTEEQGKEKKETLCASEVIFGTESNVLCKSDDSRTCIGESVVHSESEDNLITYDMDSAQFQPRQLTSSEMESLDQAWLEENTDVSNVKVTLMEANSHLDQRIELVADSQLQCNTHIEKLEKEFQQNKTSTGMFTSEQPEVKEKKTIFGSRRASNPAFIAAQSKFQELSSVENSGRSINSSYQETGAESCIGAMSSASGTAPRTEGLSTTEDYITNQSTTVRVGGSDCGTELSITSTLDSPDLSEAGAFEYEHETNVTEICVHDRSSNKSTEIDVGSAPSSLVSNLCQPRLGSPEKSSVVSSKSINKITMNSTQNEVKPDANASDQQREQDAETGNYRSSPSASPRSHATFLESQGTPSSQISIKSNKRKTDASRSNLKRKSLTAGKKSPSKLHRNVDLPNHFEPLPKDEKIEKRRNSFGSARSDHIEEESRESSSNQSIPHFMRATESARAKVQLNNSPRSSPDVQDAEIYIKKRHSLPGANGRQGSPRIQRSTSQAQKSGKGNERKWQR